The following proteins are co-located in the Rippkaea orientalis PCC 8801 genome:
- a CDS encoding ABC transporter permease, with amino-acid sequence MNLPIRNRESGKNWLITKIFTLLSVYYAHMLEYRAEIFFWILSGSLPIILMGVWIEAASQSDFGLNSVEFARYFFAVFQVRQFTNIWVIWDFEREVIEGKLSFKLLHPLDPAWHHVARHITEKMTRFPFAILLTVLFFTLYPQAFWIPQLSTFLLTLITIIFAFTLYFLIQYTFAMLAFWIERASAIQQFWMLAYIFLSGMTAPLDVFPDTIRDIIIWTPFPYLLYFPSALLVGIPVNVVRSLLIMLGWSIVVFVLNRWLWRKGLKQYSGMGA; translated from the coding sequence ATGAATCTCCCGATTAGAAATCGAGAGAGTGGCAAGAACTGGTTAATTACCAAAATTTTTACCCTGCTCTCAGTTTACTACGCCCATATGTTAGAGTATCGGGCTGAAATATTTTTTTGGATTTTGTCGGGATCATTGCCTATTATTTTGATGGGAGTTTGGATTGAAGCTGCTAGTCAGAGTGATTTTGGTCTTAATTCAGTCGAGTTTGCTCGTTATTTTTTTGCTGTTTTCCAAGTTCGACAATTTACTAATATTTGGGTGATTTGGGATTTTGAACGGGAAGTTATCGAAGGAAAACTATCCTTTAAATTATTACATCCGCTTGATCCAGCTTGGCATCATGTCGCTCGGCATATTACTGAAAAAATGACCCGTTTTCCTTTTGCCATTCTGCTAACGGTTTTATTTTTTACTTTATATCCTCAAGCCTTTTGGATACCTCAACTGTCTACCTTTTTGCTGACGTTAATTACTATTATTTTCGCTTTTACGCTATATTTTTTGATTCAATATACCTTTGCTATGTTGGCTTTTTGGATAGAAAGAGCCAGTGCTATTCAACAATTCTGGATGTTAGCTTATATCTTTCTTTCAGGAATGACAGCCCCTTTAGATGTTTTTCCTGATACTATTCGTGATATTATCATCTGGACTCCATTTCCCTATCTGCTGTATTTCCCATCGGCTTTATTAGTCGGTATTCCTGTTAATGTTGTTCGTAGCTTATTGATTATGCTTGGCTGGTCTATTGTTGTTTTTGTTTTAAATCGCTGGTTATGGCGAAAAGGACTCAAACAATATTCAGGAATGGGAGCTTAA
- the cofH gene encoding 7,8-didemethyl-8-hydroxy-5-deazariboflavin synthase subunit CofH, which translates to MMISQIKAIDSILNQVKLGQDLSLEDGVTLLTQTEETAIADIRETADKLRQKQVGDTVTYIINRNINFTNICEQHCNFCAFRRDPGEEGSFWLTIPQIVEKAADAVEKKATEICMQGGLNPQAKLNGTSLNYYLKLVSTLKTEFPQIHLHAFSPQEVEFIAREDGISYTDVIMALRDAGVGSMPGTAAEVLNNQVRRIICPEKIKTETWVEIVSIAHRLGVPTTSTMLCGHIETSWQRIEHLLHLRNLQQTAIEKDYPARITEFILLPFVGQEAPPSLRKRVAREQPSLEDTLLLTAISRLFLGNWIPNHQPSWVKLGLNGAVEALKWGCNDIGGTLMEEHITTMAGAKGGTCMAVETLQQAIKSINRPYHQRDTIYSQKFSYI; encoded by the coding sequence ATGATGATTAGTCAAATCAAAGCCATCGATAGTATTTTGAATCAGGTTAAACTAGGACAGGATCTATCGTTAGAAGATGGAGTAACCTTGCTGACTCAGACAGAAGAAACAGCTATTGCTGATATTCGTGAAACTGCGGATAAACTGCGTCAAAAACAGGTAGGAGATACCGTTACTTATATTATTAATCGTAATATCAACTTTACTAATATTTGCGAACAACATTGTAATTTTTGTGCTTTTCGACGAGATCCAGGAGAAGAAGGGTCATTTTGGTTAACTATTCCCCAAATTGTTGAAAAAGCTGCTGATGCTGTGGAAAAAAAAGCGACTGAAATTTGTATGCAAGGGGGATTAAATCCCCAAGCAAAATTAAACGGAACTTCCCTCAATTACTATTTAAAATTAGTTAGCACCCTGAAAACCGAATTTCCCCAAATTCATTTACACGCTTTTTCTCCCCAAGAAGTCGAATTTATTGCGAGAGAAGATGGAATTAGCTATACCGATGTTATTATGGCTTTACGCGATGCAGGAGTTGGTTCTATGCCAGGAACGGCTGCTGAAGTCTTGAATAATCAAGTCAGACGCATTATTTGTCCTGAAAAAATCAAGACAGAAACCTGGGTAGAAATTGTTAGTATTGCCCATCGTTTAGGAGTTCCTACTACCAGTACCATGTTATGTGGTCATATTGAAACTTCTTGGCAACGAATTGAACATTTATTGCACTTAAGAAACCTACAACAAACGGCGATAGAAAAAGACTATCCCGCTAGAATTACTGAGTTTATTTTACTTCCTTTTGTCGGACAAGAAGCTCCCCCATCTTTACGCAAACGAGTGGCAAGAGAACAGCCCAGTTTAGAAGATACTTTGTTATTAACGGCTATTTCTCGACTTTTTTTAGGAAACTGGATACCGAACCATCAACCCAGTTGGGTTAAATTGGGATTAAATGGGGCAGTAGAAGCCCTAAAATGGGGCTGTAATGATATTGGAGGGACTTTAATGGAAGAACATATCACCACCATGGCAGGGGCAAAAGGAGGGACTTGTATGGCAGTAGAAACATTACAACAAGCAATAAAATCGATTAATCGTCCCTATCACCAACGAGATACTATATATAGCCAGAAATTTAGCTATATATAG
- a CDS encoding Gfo/Idh/MocA family protein has translation MSEQQPTLTGQRNPFDPIRIGVIGVGNMGQHHTRILSLLKDVEFVGVSDVNVERGLDTASKYRVRFFENYHDLLPHVDAVCIAVPTRLHHSVGMDCLKAGVHTLIEKPIAASIAEAESLVNAAASSHGILQVGHIERFNPAFQELSKVLKTEELLAVEAHRMSPYSQRANDVSVVLDLMIHDIDLLLELVQAPVVKLTASGGRSSHSGYLDYVTATLGFANGIVATLTASKVTHRKIRRLAAHCKNCLTEADFLNNEILIHRQTTANYSTDYGQVLYRQDGLIEKVYTSNIEPLHAELEHFVHCVRGGDQPSVGGEQALKALRLASLIEQMALDCQIWQQSDWNYQYLNPPEIRVS, from the coding sequence ATGTCAGAGCAACAACCGACCTTAACAGGACAAAGGAACCCCTTTGACCCCATTCGTATTGGCGTAATTGGGGTCGGTAATATGGGGCAACATCATACCCGTATTCTCAGCTTACTGAAAGACGTGGAATTTGTCGGCGTTTCCGATGTTAATGTAGAACGTGGACTCGATACAGCTAGTAAGTATCGGGTACGATTCTTTGAAAATTACCATGATTTGCTGCCCCATGTCGATGCCGTTTGTATCGCTGTTCCAACTCGGCTGCATCACTCTGTCGGGATGGACTGTCTTAAGGCAGGTGTCCACACTCTTATTGAAAAGCCTATTGCGGCGAGTATCGCTGAAGCAGAATCCTTAGTCAATGCCGCAGCTTCATCCCATGGAATCCTACAAGTAGGACACATTGAACGGTTTAACCCTGCTTTCCAAGAACTGAGTAAAGTCCTCAAAACCGAAGAATTATTGGCTGTTGAAGCCCACCGTATGAGTCCCTATTCCCAACGGGCGAACGATGTCTCCGTTGTGTTAGATCTCATGATACATGACATCGACCTCTTACTGGAATTAGTGCAAGCTCCTGTGGTTAAATTAACCGCCAGTGGGGGGCGTTCTTCCCATTCGGGTTATCTTGATTATGTTACCGCAACCCTAGGCTTTGCTAATGGGATTGTTGCTACCTTAACCGCAAGTAAAGTCACTCACCGAAAAATCCGCCGCTTAGCTGCCCATTGCAAAAACTGTCTGACGGAAGCAGATTTCTTGAATAATGAGATTTTAATCCATCGTCAAACTACCGCGAATTATAGTACAGATTACGGTCAAGTTCTCTATCGTCAGGATGGACTCATTGAAAAAGTCTATACCAGTAATATTGAACCCTTACACGCTGAATTGGAGCATTTTGTCCATTGTGTACGGGGAGGAGATCAGCCTTCGGTGGGAGGTGAACAGGCGTTAAAAGCGTTGCGTTTAGCCAGTTTGATCGAACAAATGGCTTTAGATTGTCAAATTTGGCAACAATCTGACTGGAATTATCAATATCTTAATCCTCCAGAGATTAGGGTTTCTTGA
- a CDS encoding AI-2E family transporter — MENRFKIIEIIDLIIRLFLIGFLLSWCFALVRPFIEIILWGIILAIAIFPLFLWLKARIGGRGKLAGTIIILLGVSVIIGPVSVIATVFVNNVETVTNSLASGSLAVPPPPEGVAKWPVIGQYVNRIWQSASVNLITVLSQFRPQLEDLATKLVFLAANMGLLLLKFIVSIIIAGILMINAQGLNRRASQVILRLTPQQGQGFLELATATIRSVTRGIIGVAILQTLLIALGLMVAKIPFAGLLALLSLVLCIIQIGPGIVVLGCIIYAWSTMGTLGALLFTLWMVPTTLVDNVLKPILMAQGLPVPTLIILIGVLGGTLVHGILGLFIGPVILSLGYQLIVAWVNQESVVISTISEEENLGD; from the coding sequence ATGGAAAATCGCTTTAAAATTATCGAAATTATTGATCTAATCATCAGACTTTTTTTAATTGGATTTTTACTAAGCTGGTGTTTTGCGCTGGTACGTCCGTTTATCGAAATTATCCTTTGGGGAATCATTCTGGCGATCGCTATTTTTCCCCTATTTTTATGGCTAAAAGCGCGTATCGGAGGACGAGGGAAATTAGCGGGAACCATAATCATTTTATTGGGAGTATCGGTGATTATTGGACCAGTGAGTGTGATAGCAACAGTTTTTGTCAACAACGTCGAGACGGTTACTAATAGTTTAGCCTCTGGTAGTTTAGCGGTTCCTCCTCCCCCTGAAGGGGTCGCTAAATGGCCAGTTATTGGTCAATATGTTAACCGAATTTGGCAATCAGCCTCTGTCAATCTTATCACCGTATTAAGCCAATTTAGACCGCAATTAGAAGATTTAGCGACAAAGCTGGTATTTCTTGCCGCAAATATGGGTCTACTCCTCTTAAAATTCATTGTATCGATCATTATTGCGGGGATATTAATGATCAATGCACAGGGGTTAAATCGTCGCGCGAGTCAGGTTATTTTACGCTTAACACCCCAACAAGGTCAGGGTTTTTTAGAATTGGCCACCGCTACCATTCGCAGTGTTACCCGTGGCATCATTGGTGTAGCTATCCTACAAACCCTTCTCATTGCCCTTGGTTTAATGGTAGCAAAAATCCCTTTTGCGGGTTTATTAGCCTTGCTATCTTTAGTGTTATGTATTATTCAGATTGGTCCAGGAATCGTCGTTTTAGGCTGTATTATCTATGCTTGGTCAACGATGGGTACTTTGGGTGCTTTACTATTTACCCTGTGGATGGTTCCGACTACTTTGGTCGATAATGTCCTTAAACCAATTTTAATGGCTCAAGGATTACCTGTACCCACTCTTATTATTTTAATTGGGGTTCTTGGTGGAACACTTGTTCATGGAATTTTAGGGTTATTTATTGGACCTGTCATTCTTAGTTTAGGGTATCAATTAATCGTCGCTTGGGTCAATCAGGAATCAGTGGTTATCTCCACGATTTCTGAGGAAGAAAATCTAGGGGATTAA
- a CDS encoding BrnT family toxin gives MEFEWDEQKRFSNLQKHGIDFVRACQIFENYTVDFEDNRYNYDEERFISIGETNGQILTVVYTYRGDVIRLISARKATKYEQTLYYSDNP, from the coding sequence ATAGAGTTTGAATGGGATGAACAAAAACGCTTTTCTAACTTACAAAAGCATGGTATAGATTTTGTTAGAGCTTGTCAAATTTTTGAAAATTATACAGTAGATTTTGAAGATAACCGTTATAATTATGATGAAGAGAGATTTATTTCTATTGGAGAAACTAACGGACAAATTTTAACTGTCGTCTATACCTATCGAGGTGACGTAATTAGATTAATTAGTGCGCGTAAAGCAACCAAATATGAACAAACCCTCTATTACTCGGACAACCCTTGA
- a CDS encoding NACHT domain-containing protein, translating into MIDWLVIWGVTQAVGFTFKPIIEELAKDAAKDWVKDMFKGCLSNVVKLPQQEPLIKAAGKALKEFLDLFQQQLEDAELDNDQVKKYLKPLKRFIGLNAVKEVLGSPFQTNINTLDTKLLNNLWDTYHLTALPDEFNWQQLSKRYVKKVKAIIQEEKELRDILEAELLKEIADNTNTKIKANYDLIQYQETLRERYKNIPLGGLEYSIQDRKVPLWNVFVPQKIRECQEYLPKVNEIPKELQKKLREYGQLEREYTEEELEKLEKFYLSQPIRPVLEMLDDKKYQFMVILGDPGAGKSTLLKYLAIRWTELPRKALTTQPIPLLIELRDYLQNYQKNECQNFLEFIDKSSGWVGHLNQHSLDETLKRGDGLVMLDGLDDVFDLQQRRMIINQIHDLTQDYPKIKVIVTSRIIGYEPQWLRDANFNHFIIQDFDDNQIEEFSEKWHQLTCDTEEEEKRNKQRLREGINNSAAIQQLSGNPLLLTMMAILNRSQELPRDRGELYNECSRILLYQWDVGRALIEDPRIDHKIFHYQNKQAMCRQIAYFMQLNKDGLAGNIISGEDLEKILTDYLRDKVKNPWEIAKLMINQLRSRNFILCSLGVIGHEGHYGFVHRTFLEYFCASEFVDRFEKRKTLSIDELKNEVFSKHWNDEKWHEVLRLISGMIDPKFTGEIIEFLMNLKPDDATNPVNLFLAADCLSEVRNRQEIKPIDDRLFKEIKALVHGRNIRKAWDHYDYDKAKQFSEILSNSLKAIAIVWKDYLYLKNRAVADEDGYVRRTAIEQAKKDFRNDSKVQDFLKNL; encoded by the coding sequence ATGATTGACTGGTTAGTTATTTGGGGTGTTACTCAAGCGGTAGGATTTACCTTTAAACCTATTATAGAAGAGTTGGCCAAGGATGCTGCTAAAGATTGGGTAAAGGATATGTTTAAGGGGTGTTTATCCAATGTGGTTAAATTACCTCAACAAGAACCTTTAATTAAAGCAGCAGGGAAAGCTTTAAAGGAATTTTTAGATCTGTTTCAGCAACAACTAGAAGATGCTGAACTCGATAATGATCAGGTGAAAAAATACCTTAAACCGTTGAAAAGGTTTATCGGTTTGAATGCGGTTAAGGAAGTATTAGGTTCACCTTTTCAAACTAATATTAATACCCTTGATACTAAGCTTTTAAATAATCTTTGGGATACTTATCATTTAACAGCGTTACCTGATGAGTTTAATTGGCAGCAATTAAGCAAGAGATATGTCAAGAAAGTTAAAGCAATTATTCAAGAGGAAAAGGAATTACGGGACATTTTAGAAGCTGAATTATTAAAAGAAATTGCGGATAATACGAATACAAAAATTAAAGCAAATTATGATTTAATTCAATATCAAGAGACGTTGAGGGAACGTTATAAAAATATCCCATTGGGAGGGTTAGAATATAGTATTCAAGATCGAAAAGTTCCCTTATGGAATGTTTTTGTACCTCAGAAAATACGAGAATGTCAAGAGTATTTACCAAAAGTTAATGAAATTCCCAAAGAATTACAGAAAAAATTAAGGGAATATGGACAGTTAGAAAGGGAATACACCGAAGAAGAATTAGAGAAATTAGAAAAGTTTTATTTAAGTCAACCTATTCGACCTGTTTTAGAGATGTTGGACGATAAAAAGTATCAGTTTATGGTTATTTTAGGTGATCCAGGTGCGGGAAAATCAACCTTATTAAAATATTTAGCTATTCGATGGACAGAATTACCGAGAAAAGCGTTAACAACTCAACCCATTCCTTTGTTAATTGAACTGCGGGACTATCTCCAAAATTATCAAAAGAATGAGTGTCAAAATTTTCTTGAGTTTATTGATAAAAGTAGTGGATGGGTGGGACATCTTAACCAACATTCCTTAGATGAAACCCTAAAACGAGGGGACGGGTTAGTGATGTTGGATGGGTTAGATGATGTGTTTGATCTTCAGCAAAGACGGATGATTATTAATCAAATTCATGATTTAACTCAGGACTATCCTAAGATTAAGGTTATTGTCACTTCTAGAATTATTGGATATGAACCGCAATGGTTAAGGGATGCGAATTTCAATCATTTTATAATCCAAGATTTTGATGATAATCAGATTGAGGAGTTTAGTGAAAAATGGCATCAATTAACTTGTGATACGGAAGAGGAAGAAAAACGCAATAAACAACGGTTACGCGAAGGAATTAATAATTCTGCTGCGATTCAACAATTGTCGGGAAATCCTTTATTATTGACGATGATGGCCATTTTAAATCGAAGTCAGGAGTTACCGAGAGATAGGGGGGAATTATATAACGAATGTTCTCGTATTTTATTATATCAATGGGATGTAGGACGGGCATTAATTGAAGATCCTAGAATTGATCATAAAATTTTTCACTATCAAAATAAACAAGCAATGTGTCGTCAAATTGCCTATTTTATGCAGTTGAATAAGGACGGGTTAGCAGGGAATATTATTAGTGGGGAAGATTTAGAGAAAATACTAACAGATTATTTAAGAGATAAAGTTAAGAATCCTTGGGAAATCGCAAAATTGATGATTAATCAGTTACGTTCGCGTAATTTTATTTTATGTTCTTTGGGGGTAATTGGTCATGAGGGACATTATGGGTTTGTTCATCGGACTTTCTTGGAATATTTCTGTGCGTCGGAGTTTGTTGATCGGTTTGAAAAAAGGAAAACATTATCAATAGATGAGTTGAAAAATGAGGTATTTAGCAAGCATTGGAATGATGAAAAATGGCATGAGGTGTTAAGGTTAATATCGGGGATGATCGACCCTAAATTTACTGGGGAAATCATTGAGTTTTTAATGAATCTAAAACCAGATGACGCTACAAATCCGGTTAATTTGTTTTTAGCAGCAGATTGTTTAAGTGAGGTGAGAAATCGTCAGGAAATTAAACCCATTGATGATAGGTTGTTCAAAGAGATTAAAGCGTTAGTTCATGGTAGAAATATTCGGAAAGCTTGGGATCATTATGACTATGACAAAGCTAAGCAATTTTCTGAGATTTTAAGCAATTCCCTGAAAGCTATTGCTATCGTTTGGAAAGATTATCTTTATCTTAAAAATCGTGCGGTTGCTGATGAAGATGGGTATGTAAGAAGAACCGCGATCGAACAAGCAAAAAAAGATTTTAGAAATGATTCTAAGGTTCAAGACTTTCTTAAGAATTTATAA
- a CDS encoding glycogen debranching protein, which translates to MKISTGKPYPLGATWDGKGTNFALFSENATEVELCVFDEQNGETRVQLVEVENHVWYGYLAGIKPGQKYGFRVYGPYQPEKGHYFNPNKLLVDPYAKAIAGDVNYGQELFNYCLKDSKKTPTLHYLGLDNAYLIPKSVVVDDSFDWEKDQLLKTPWEQTIIYETHVKGLTQQHPDIPENLRGTYAGLAHPAMINYFKLLGITAIELLPIHHYFSSPQFLHTKGLRDYWGYRTLGYFAPYSAYSSSGILGEQVTEFKQMVKTLHKAGIEVILDVVYNHSAEGSTTDPTLCFRGIDNSIYYVLNPENKREYLDFTGCGNSLNVNHSQVLKLIIDSLRYWVTEMHVDGFRFDLAPTLARELFSVEESITEPCELSLKTYQKDHLFQKVAKKITKIKYDPGAAFFDILHQDPILSQVKLIAEGWDIADGGYQVGNFPKLWSEWNDKYRDTMRNFWRSELHNNQEFLMRFLGSSDLYKQQGKRPYASLNFITCHDGFTLNDLVSYNDKHNDANGENNRDGSGYNHSWNCQVEGATNDPEILALREKQKRNFLVSLFLSQGVPMLLGGDEIGRTQQGNNNAYCQDNAEFSWFNWDLTPENRSLVEFTQQLIQLRRQHPIFWQRNWLDCYGNQQTIYCFNPDGTPIEDQEIKTDHLLGIWLNSAETDQSNFDNNDSFILLFNGHWDDCQFSLPSHLQDQSLRVIIDTDQGGFVQAEMFYQGSESILVKGRSLVILSL; encoded by the coding sequence ATGAAAATTTCTACCGGTAAACCCTATCCCCTAGGTGCGACTTGGGATGGAAAGGGAACAAATTTTGCTTTATTTTCAGAAAATGCGACAGAGGTTGAACTTTGCGTATTTGACGAACAAAATGGAGAGACGCGAGTTCAATTAGTCGAGGTTGAAAATCATGTTTGGTATGGCTATTTAGCAGGAATTAAACCCGGACAAAAGTATGGTTTTCGCGTCTATGGTCCCTACCAACCAGAAAAGGGACATTATTTTAATCCTAATAAATTGCTAGTTGATCCCTATGCTAAAGCGATCGCAGGAGATGTCAACTACGGACAAGAACTTTTTAACTATTGTTTAAAGGATTCAAAAAAAACTCCCACCTTACACTATTTAGGGTTAGACAATGCTTATTTAATCCCTAAATCTGTGGTGGTTGATGATAGCTTTGACTGGGAAAAAGATCAACTTTTAAAAACTCCTTGGGAGCAAACTATTATTTATGAAACCCACGTTAAAGGATTAACACAACAACATCCTGATATTCCCGAAAATTTGCGAGGAACCTACGCAGGATTAGCCCATCCTGCGATGATTAATTATTTCAAATTGCTTGGTATTACTGCTATAGAATTATTACCCATTCATCATTATTTTTCGTCCCCCCAATTTTTACACACAAAAGGACTAAGGGACTATTGGGGTTACAGAACCCTTGGTTATTTTGCTCCCTATTCGGCCTATAGTTCTAGTGGGATTTTAGGAGAACAAGTAACCGAGTTTAAACAAATGGTGAAAACCTTACATAAAGCTGGAATTGAGGTTATTTTAGACGTAGTTTATAACCATTCTGCTGAAGGAAGTACGACAGATCCTACTTTATGTTTTCGAGGAATTGACAATAGTATTTATTATGTCTTAAATCCAGAAAATAAACGTGAATATTTAGATTTTACGGGGTGCGGAAATTCCCTCAATGTTAATCACTCTCAAGTGCTAAAACTGATTATTGATAGTTTACGGTATTGGGTAACAGAAATGCACGTTGATGGATTTCGCTTTGACTTAGCACCTACCCTAGCGCGGGAACTTTTCTCGGTGGAAGAGAGCATTACAGAGCCTTGTGAACTCTCTCTTAAAACCTATCAAAAAGACCATCTATTTCAAAAAGTAGCCAAAAAAATTACCAAAATTAAATATGATCCAGGGGCAGCATTTTTTGATATCCTTCATCAAGATCCGATTCTGTCTCAAGTTAAATTAATTGCAGAAGGTTGGGATATTGCAGACGGAGGATATCAAGTCGGTAACTTTCCTAAGTTATGGTCAGAATGGAATGACAAATATCGAGATACCATGAGAAATTTTTGGCGAAGTGAACTACACAATAACCAAGAATTTCTGATGCGCTTTTTGGGGAGTTCTGATCTCTATAAACAACAAGGAAAACGTCCTTACGCTAGTCTTAATTTTATTACCTGTCACGACGGTTTTACCCTGAATGATTTAGTCAGTTACAATGACAAACATAATGACGCTAATGGGGAAAATAACCGTGATGGGAGCGGTTATAATCACTCTTGGAATTGTCAGGTTGAGGGAGCAACAAATGATCCCGAAATTTTAGCCTTACGAGAAAAACAAAAACGCAACTTTTTAGTAAGTTTATTTCTTTCCCAAGGAGTTCCGATGTTATTAGGTGGGGATGAAATAGGACGAACTCAACAGGGAAATAATAATGCTTACTGTCAAGACAATGCTGAGTTTTCTTGGTTTAATTGGGACTTAACTCCAGAGAATCGTTCTTTAGTAGAATTTACGCAGCAGTTGATTCAATTACGTCGTCAACATCCCATCTTTTGGCAACGTAATTGGTTAGATTGCTATGGTAATCAACAAACTATTTATTGTTTTAATCCTGATGGCACTCCAATAGAAGACCAAGAAATAAAAACCGATCATCTGTTAGGAATTTGGCTGAACAGTGCAGAAACGGATCAATCTAATTTTGATAACAATGATAGTTTTATCCTATTGTTTAATGGTCATTGGGATGACTGTCAATTTAGCCTACCTTCTCACTTACAAGATCAGAGTTTGAGAGTCATTATTGACACTGATCAAGGAGGTTTTGTGCAAGCAGAAATGTTTTATCAAGGGAGTGAATCCATTTTAGTTAAGGGGCGATCGCTGGTTATATTATCTTTATAA
- the btpA gene encoding photosystem I biogenesis protein BtpA — translation MDLTQIFNTKHPVIGVVHLLPLPTSARWGGSLTAVIERAEQEATALAAGGVNGIIVENFFDAPFTKDRVDPAVVSAMTLIVDRIQNLVVVPVGINLLRNDAIGAMAIASVINAQFIRVNVLTGIMATDQGLIEGNAHELLRYRRELGADVAILADVLVKHARPLGTPNLTTAVQDTIERGLADGVILSGWATGSPPGLEDLELASAAAQGTPVFIGSGASWENIGQLMQAADGVIVASSLKRHGKITEPIDPIRVAQFVEAVHEVSTSKEKLQSPRSVKLTP, via the coding sequence GTGGACTTGACTCAAATTTTCAACACAAAACATCCGGTTATTGGTGTCGTTCACCTCTTACCCCTGCCGACTTCTGCCCGTTGGGGAGGGAGTTTAACCGCAGTGATCGAACGTGCCGAACAAGAAGCCACCGCCCTGGCCGCAGGGGGGGTCAATGGTATCATCGTCGAAAACTTTTTTGATGCCCCTTTTACTAAAGATCGGGTAGATCCGGCCGTGGTGAGTGCCATGACCTTGATCGTCGATCGCATTCAAAATCTTGTCGTTGTCCCCGTGGGAATTAACCTACTGCGTAACGATGCGATCGGGGCAATGGCCATCGCCTCTGTCATCAATGCCCAATTTATTCGGGTCAATGTCCTGACCGGCATTATGGCCACCGATCAGGGGTTAATTGAAGGTAATGCCCATGAATTGCTGCGTTATCGACGGGAATTGGGAGCCGATGTCGCTATTTTAGCAGATGTCTTGGTTAAACACGCCCGCCCTCTGGGAACGCCTAACCTGACTACTGCGGTTCAAGATACCATCGAACGGGGATTAGCCGACGGAGTGATCCTATCAGGATGGGCAACGGGAAGTCCCCCAGGACTTGAAGATTTAGAATTAGCCTCGGCGGCTGCCCAAGGAACGCCCGTTTTTATCGGCAGTGGGGCAAGTTGGGAAAATATCGGCCAACTGATGCAAGCAGCCGATGGGGTAATTGTGGCTAGTTCCCTCAAACGTCACGGGAAAATAACTGAACCCATTGATCCTATTCGGGTTGCCCAATTTGTAGAAGCTGTCCATGAAGTCAGTACTTCTAAAGAAAAGTTACAATCTCCCCGTTCAGTCAAGCTAACTCCTTAG